TAGCCTTGAACGATGGATCGACCAGCGCGAAAAATGGAAACTAGCGGAACTGCTCTGTCTTTAGTCGCTGTTGAGGCTCACATCAGTCGAGGAGACTTGTAGAACGAAAGCGGCAAAAGATTGCCGCAATCGGCGACTCTTCGCGAAATTTGATACCTCATAAATCGCCGTCAGCGGCCACGGACGCGTCCACCATTCCGCCAGTTCAATTCCTTTGACACTTCGGCGAGCAGACGGTAGTTGTCTTCGCATCGTATGTTCGTGAACGCCCAATCGAAACGAGTCGCCGTCGCGCGTCTGCGCGCGATGCGCGTCGTTGGCTGGCAGCCGGCGTTGATTAGCAAGCGCCGCCACAGCGGATGGGCTTCAAGGACACGTTAAACACCTCGTCGAATTTGAACACCCACCGCTGCGAAGCCGGTGGGTTTTTGTTTTCCACCTCCGAGCATCGGTTCGCTTCCCATCCGACGAAGCCAGAAGAACTGATATGAGCACATCGATTGACGGTCCGGGCAGGGCGTCACGCGGTCCGGTCATCGCAGCGTTCGCCGCAATCTATTTGATCTGGGGCTCGACGTATCTCGGCATTCGTTTCGCGGTCGAGACCCTGCCGCCGTTCCTCATGGGTGGTGCGCGATTCCTGACGGCGGGACTCATTCTCTACACCTGGCTGCGTGTCACCGGCACACTCTCGCCATCGCTGGTTAACTGGCGTCATGCCGCTCTTGCGTCCACGCTGCTGCTGGGAGTTGGCAACGGGGCCGTCAATTGGGCGGAACAGAAAGTATCATCGGGATTGACCGCGCTGATTATCGCCGGGACGCCCGTCTGGTTCGCGCTGTTCGACTGGTTGTGGCCCGGCGGAACACGTCCCACCCGGCAAACGATACTCGGCATTGCGGTGGGCTTTGCCGGCGTGCTGGTGCTGGTCGGTTCACGCTCCACGTTGCATGGTGGCGCGACCGACTTCACGGGAGTCGTGGTGCTGGTGTGTGCGAGCGTCGCATGGGCCGTTGGCTCGCTCTATACGAAATATGCGCCGAAACCAGAATCGCCGATGATGGTCGCAGCCCAACAAATGATCGCCGGCGGAATCATCCTTTCACTGACCGGGCTGGCGACGGGTGAGGCCGCGACATTCGATGCCGCCAGAGTTTCGACACGCTCGCTTGCAGCTTTCGTGTATCTGACGCTCATCGGGTCGCTGTTGGGTTTCAGCGTCTATGCCTGGTTGCTCAAGGCCACGACACCTGCGCGTCTCTCGACTTACGCCTACGTCAATCCCGTCATCGCCGTATTCCTCGGCTGGGCGCTCGGCGGGGAAGTGCTCACGGCGCAGATGCTGATGGCGGCAGCCGTCATCGTATTTGGCGTCGTGGTCATCACTGCGCGCCGGACGCCGCCTGCTGCGTCTCTCGGAAACAGTGCCTCGGCGCGCCCGGTGTCTTAGCGCCTTTGACGCAGCGACAACATGCGCGTGATTTTGCGAACCGCTTCGGAACCCGCGTCGAACAACGCGGCGACAGACACACAAACGGGAACTCGAAGGTTTTGAGGAAGCTGCCAGATCGGGCACTCGCGCCCGAGCGCCGTTGCCCTCGTTACACACAGCCGAAGAACGTCATATATTTCTCGCCACGCGCTTCGCGCAGGAGCAGCAACGCCAGTTCCCGGGCGTGGTAGTCACCCCACATCGAGCTTTCCCCATTCGGCACTTTCTGGCCGGGCGCGACATGATCCCAGCCGTTCGGCCGATGATAAACCGAATGAAGGATCAAGCCCTGGTGTTTCGGATTTTTTGAAAGGTACGGCTCGTCGAAGAGCGTGTTCGCGATGGTCAATCCAGCCTGGCGATAGCGCCTGCCCATCTTCCTGTCACCATCTATCGCCAGATGGTTTCCCAGGCGAATCAGTCCCTGTGCAGCGATGACGGCGGCGGAACTGTCCACCGGTTCCCATTTGTTGAATGGGTCGCAGGGTTTGTTCGAATAGTTACCGAGCCGATGAAGATTCGGCGCGCCGGTATCCCACATCGGAATGCCGTCCGCGCAGGAGTTTTCAATGTAGAAGTCAGCCGACACTTCAGCCGCGGCAACAAGCAACGTCTCCAGAGAAGCCGGGTTTTTGGATCTGCGTCCGGACAACACGCCCGCCCGCTCGTGCAGACGACGGGCGGGCAGCTCGAATGGAACTGACTTGAGGACAGTGTTCACGTTTCTTTCGTCGAGAGTTCGGACGAATTCCAACTGCTCCGCGAAGCCAAGAATCGCCCACGCCAAACCGCGCATCCAGGTACTGAACGGCGAGTAACCCTGCTGCGAATTCGGAGACCGATAGCTGCCGTCGTTCACATTGAAAATGCTTTCATGCGCCACGCGGCCGCGCACATCGTAAGCGTCGCGACCCTCGCCGTAGTAGATGTTGTAACGCGCGGTGTTCGTCGCGTGCTCGATGAGTCGTTGCAGCAGAGAAATCTTCCGGTCGCGCTCCCCCATCAGAACATGGCCAAGTTGGTGCGCGACGGCGAGTGAACGCAACGAGCGCATCGTGTCAACGAACAGTGAATGCGGGCCATTGAACGAATAAATGAATCCCGTGCCATCGGCAACGCGCGTCCAGCGCGCGGACTGCACCGCGCCGGAAACCTTCAGTGCCAGCTCATACATATCCTGCTCCCGCTCGTTCAAAGGAATTTTTCCTTCGCGCATGAGCCGGAGCAGATTCCCGTAGGTGGAGATGTTGTTGAAACCATGGTCATGCACGCCGACATGCGACACATGCGGCGCCATTCGCTCAATCGTGTTGCGCCGGCCAATTTCCAAAAACTGTTTTTCTCCGGTCGCGTCGAACTGCAGGAGCGCCGAGCCGTATTGAAAACCCTGCGTCCATTCCGTCCAACCACGCGTCGTGTATCTGCCCTTCTCCGTGAACACCGGCGTCCCCTGCGCCGGTCTCCAGTTTTTTTCGATGCTCAGGATTTTTGTCGCGGACAGCTCGAACAGCCGCTCGATCTTTGGCGCGAGCCTTTGCGCGGTCAGTTGGTCGTTGATCCGGGTTGGCATTTTGCGTCGCGGGCGGGGAACCCGATGGGTTCAGAGTCTGCGCAGGTGGAACCCTCCATCCACGTTGATGATCTCGCCGGTGCTGAAGGGCAGCAAACCCCGCGCAATGGCGGCAACGGCCTTGCCCACATCCTCCGGCGCGCCCCAGCGTTGAACGGGCGTCAATCCGCCGGCGATGAGGCGATCGTATTTTTCTTTCACTGATCCGGTCATGTCGGTGGCGATGATGCCGGGGCGGATTTCGTAAACGTTGATACCGTGTTGCGCGAGTCGCGCGGCGAACAGGGGAGTCAGCATTGCCGGCGCCGCCTTGGAAACGCAATAATCACCCCGATTGACCGAAGCGGTGTAGGCGCTGATGGAGGTAATCGTGACAATGTTCGGATGGTAATCCGAGGGCGGGGTGTCGGCGTTGCATTGTTCAATCATCCAGCGCGCGGCAAGTTGAGTGAGAAAGTAAGGTCCCTTCACGTTGACAGCCATCAGGTGATCGAAGCTTTCTTCAGTCGCATCCAATATGTCGGCGCGAACTTCCGGCGCGATACCGGCGTTGTTGACCAACAAATCCAGCCGGCCAAACGTTTGCTTCGCGAATTCAATGAGTTTGTTCCGATCAACCGCATTGGCCACGTCTGCCCGGCAAATTTCAGCACGAATTCCCGGACCGCTCGCGCGGGCGCGACCGATACAATCCGTCGCGGTCTGGCGGGCAGCATCCGCGTTGTGGATAAAATTGACGATGAGGTCGTAGCCGATCGTTGCCAGTTCCAGCGCGATGCCACGACCGATGCCGCGTGATGCGCCGGTAATGAGGGCCACGGGATTCACGCAGGCAGGATAAATTTCCAGGTCCGTCAACGGAAGACATTTTGCGTCGTGATGGCACGGCAACTGGTTACAGTCGCCGGGGTTGGCGACATATACTGAGCGCGTGGTGACCGTGGGTGATTTTGCCCATCGCCTTCCTCGTGCTTGGGAAATTGCACCCAAACACAACGTGGAAGTTCGACGCGTCTCTTCCGTGTCACCGCGCACGGGAAATTTACGATTCCGAAGAAACGCCGTGTGTGCGGCCAAACGCACATTGAAACCGCTCGACGTGCGGTCTTAATCTGTTGGTCTGCCCAGTAGT
The window above is part of the Candidatus Angelobacter sp. genome. Proteins encoded here:
- a CDS encoding EamA family transporter, whose product is MSTSIDGPGRASRGPVIAAFAAIYLIWGSTYLGIRFAVETLPPFLMGGARFLTAGLILYTWLRVTGTLSPSLVNWRHAALASTLLLGVGNGAVNWAEQKVSSGLTALIIAGTPVWFALFDWLWPGGTRPTRQTILGIAVGFAGVLVLVGSRSTLHGGATDFTGVVVLVCASVAWAVGSLYTKYAPKPESPMMVAAQQMIAGGIILSLTGLATGEAATFDAARVSTRSLAAFVYLTLIGSLLGFSVYAWLLKATTPARLSTYAYVNPVIAVFLGWALGGEVLTAQMLMAAAVIVFGVVVITARRTPPAASLGNSASARPVS
- a CDS encoding glycosyl hydrolase; protein product: MPTRINDQLTAQRLAPKIERLFELSATKILSIEKNWRPAQGTPVFTEKGRYTTRGWTEWTQGFQYGSALLQFDATGEKQFLEIGRRNTIERMAPHVSHVGVHDHGFNNISTYGNLLRLMREGKIPLNEREQDMYELALKVSGAVQSARWTRVADGTGFIYSFNGPHSLFVDTMRSLRSLAVAHQLGHVLMGERDRKISLLQRLIEHATNTARYNIYYGEGRDAYDVRGRVAHESIFNVNDGSYRSPNSQQGYSPFSTWMRGLAWAILGFAEQLEFVRTLDERNVNTVLKSVPFELPARRLHERAGVLSGRRSKNPASLETLLVAAAEVSADFYIENSCADGIPMWDTGAPNLHRLGNYSNKPCDPFNKWEPVDSSAAVIAAQGLIRLGNHLAIDGDRKMGRRYRQAGLTIANTLFDEPYLSKNPKHQGLILHSVYHRPNGWDHVAPGQKVPNGESSMWGDYHARELALLLLREARGEKYMTFFGCV
- a CDS encoding 3-ketoacyl-ACP reductase; protein product: MTDLEIYPACVNPVALITGASRGIGRGIALELATIGYDLIVNFIHNADAARQTATDCIGRARASGPGIRAEICRADVANAVDRNKLIEFAKQTFGRLDLLVNNAGIAPEVRADILDATEESFDHLMAVNVKGPYFLTQLAARWMIEQCNADTPPSDYHPNIVTITSISAYTASVNRGDYCVSKAAPAMLTPLFAARLAQHGINVYEIRPGIIATDMTGSVKEKYDRLIAGGLTPVQRWGAPEDVGKAVAAIARGLLPFSTGEIINVDGGFHLRRL